One part of the Quercus lobata isolate SW786 chromosome 7, ValleyOak3.0 Primary Assembly, whole genome shotgun sequence genome encodes these proteins:
- the LOC115953848 gene encoding pentatricopeptide repeat-containing protein At3g61360, whose product MTLWLRQKRSNHTQLPRKLASLLTVAFKSSKQSNLSSETNSEINKIIRIINDHPFPDQPLQPTLLQYTPPPILSNNFVENVLGRLFAAHSNGLKALEFFKFYLHHSQFCPSPDAFEKTLHILTRMRYFDKAWELMEEIHQKHPSLLTLKSMSIMLSKIAKFQSFEDTLEAFQKMENDIFAGRKFGTDEFNVLLQAYCTQRQMKEARSVFLKMHSRFPPNTKTMNILLLGFKESGNVTAVELFYHEMVRRGFKPNRITYNIRIDAYCKKGCFGDGLRLLEEMEQVNCLPTLETITTLIHGAGIVRNTTKARQLFDEIPLRNLHPDTGVYNALLSSLVRSKDLNSAVALLDEMEEKRIKYDSMTYHIMFLGSMRSNDIEGVCELYHKMVERNFVPQTRTVVMLMKIFCENSRVDLGLNLWNYLVEKGYCPHGHALDLLVTGLCSRGRVQEAFDCSKQVLERGRHISEAVFRMLERFLLQTGEVNKLSKLQRMMEKLHDILPPSIGHAVGITASTDIH is encoded by the coding sequence CCCAGTTGCCTCGGAAGCTTGCCTCTTTGCTCACTGTTGCTTTTAAATCATCCAAACAATCAAATCTATCTTCAGAAACCAATAGTGAAATCAACAAGATTATCAGAATTATTAATGATCATCCATTTCCTGATCAACCACTTCAACCTACCCTTCTTCAGTACACACCTCCACCTATACTTTCCAACAACTTTGTGGAGAATGTTCTTGGACGCCTCTTTGCAGCCCACTCCAATGGTCTCAAAGCACTTGAATTCTTCAAATTTTACCTCCATCATTCACAGTTCTGTCCAAGTCCAGATGCTTTTGAAAAGACACTACACATCCTTACGCGGATGCGGTATTTTGATAAAGCTTGGGAACTGATGGAAGAAATCCATCAAAAACATCCTTCCTTGCTCACCCTTAAGTCTATGAGTATAATGTTGTCAAAAATTGCAAAGTTCCAATCTTTTGAAGATACCCTGGAGGCATTTCAAAAAATGGAGAATGATATATTTGCTGGGAGGAAGTTTGGTACCGATGAGTTCAATGTATTACTTCAAGCATACTGCACACAGAGGCAGATGAAGGAGGCACGCTCAGTGTTCCTAAAGATGCATTCTCGATTTCCACCTAACACCAAGACCATGAATATCTTGCTCTTGGGGTTCAAGGAGTCAGGCAATGTTACTGCAGTAGAACTGTTTTATCATGAAATGGTTCGAAGAGGTTTTAAGCCAAATAGAATAACTTATAATATCAGAATTGATGCTTATTGTAAGAAAGGTTGCTTTGGTGATGGTCTAAGACTTCTTGAAGAAATGGAACAGGTGAATTGCTTGCCAACGTTGGAAACAATTACTACTCTGATTCATGGAGCGGGAATTGTCCGAAATACAACCAAGGCACGGCAATTGTTTGATGAAATTCCTTTGAGAAACCTACACCCTGATACTGGGGTTTATAATGCTTTGTTGAGCTCACTtgttagatcaaaagatctgaATTCTGCAGTTGCTCTGTTGGATGAAATGGAGGAGAAACGTATAAAGTATGACAGTATGACCTATCATATCATGTTCTTAGGATCAATGAGGTCAAATGACATTGAGGGTGTTTGTGAGCTATACCACAAGATGGTTGAGAGAAATTTTGTGCCCCAAACACGAACAGTAGTGAtgttaatgaaaattttctgtGAAAATAGTcgggttgatttgggtttgaatttaTGGAATTACCTTGTGGAAAAAGGATATTGTCCTCATGGGCATGCATTGGATCTGCTGGTGACAGGATTGTGCTCTCGGGGGAGGGTGCAAGAAGCATTTGACTGCTCCAAACAAGTATTGGAGAGGGGGAGGCATATAAGTGAAGCAGTATTTCGGATGTTGGAAAGATTTTTGTTGCAGACAGGTGAGGTAAACAAGTTGAGTAAACTTCAGAGGATGATGGAAAAACTACATGATATTTTGCCCCCATCAATAGGGCATGCTGTAGGTATCACTGCTTCCACAGATATACATTAA